The Streptomyces pactum genome contains a region encoding:
- a CDS encoding ABC transporter substrate-binding protein has protein sequence MRTSSTMRTHRTVKKATRGVTSRAANKAAKRTTRTAATLAAGALALSLTACGGDDGDGGDKGGQTGGGKETAATVTLPKLDGESLEVAAVWTGAEQENFKKVLAEFEKRTGAKVTFVPAQDPIINFLGSKIAGGAPPDVAMLPQPGAIKQAVDKSWAKPLGAEATKELTENYSQGWQDIGKVAGKQFGVYYKAANKSLIWYNAQVFENAGAAEPKTWDELLTTAQTVYDSGVTPFSVGGADGWTLTDWFENVYLSQAGPEKYDQLAKHEIKWTDPSVKEALTTLAEIWGKKDYVAGGASGALQTEFPASVTQTFTGGDQPKAGMVYEGDFVQVNIGETDAKVGTDAKVFPFPAVGDTAPVVSGGDAAVILEDSKASQALVTWLASPDAAAIHAKLGGFLSPNKNVDMSAYPNEVQKKIAEALVAAGDDFRFDMSDQAPQAFGGTPGKGEWKALQDFLKNPEDVAGAQQRLEADAAAAYGD, from the coding sequence ATGCGCACGAGCAGCACCATGCGGACACACAGGACCGTCAAGAAGGCCACGCGCGGGGTGACGAGCAGGGCGGCGAACAAGGCCGCGAAGCGGACCACCCGGACCGCCGCCACCCTCGCCGCGGGAGCACTGGCGCTCTCGCTCACCGCGTGCGGTGGCGACGACGGCGACGGCGGCGACAAGGGCGGTCAGACAGGCGGCGGCAAGGAGACGGCCGCCACCGTCACCCTCCCCAAGCTGGACGGCGAGAGCCTGGAGGTCGCCGCCGTCTGGACCGGAGCCGAGCAGGAGAACTTCAAGAAGGTCCTCGCCGAGTTCGAGAAGCGCACCGGCGCCAAGGTGACCTTCGTGCCCGCCCAGGACCCGATCATCAACTTCCTCGGCTCGAAGATCGCGGGCGGCGCCCCGCCGGACGTGGCGATGCTCCCGCAGCCCGGCGCCATCAAGCAGGCCGTGGACAAGAGCTGGGCCAAGCCGCTGGGCGCGGAGGCCACCAAGGAGCTGACGGAGAACTACTCGCAGGGCTGGCAGGACATCGGCAAGGTCGCCGGCAAGCAGTTCGGCGTCTACTACAAGGCCGCCAACAAGTCCCTGATCTGGTACAACGCGCAGGTCTTCGAGAACGCGGGCGCGGCCGAACCCAAGACCTGGGACGAGTTGCTCACCACGGCGCAGACGGTCTACGACTCGGGCGTCACACCGTTCTCCGTCGGCGGCGCGGACGGCTGGACCCTCACCGACTGGTTCGAGAACGTCTACCTCTCGCAGGCGGGCCCGGAGAAGTACGACCAGTTGGCCAAGCACGAGATCAAGTGGACCGACCCGTCCGTGAAGGAGGCGCTGACCACCCTCGCCGAGATCTGGGGCAAGAAGGACTACGTGGCGGGCGGCGCGTCCGGCGCGCTGCAGACCGAGTTCCCGGCCTCGGTGACGCAGACCTTCACCGGCGGCGACCAGCCGAAGGCGGGCATGGTCTACGAGGGCGACTTCGTGCAGGTCAACATCGGCGAGACGGACGCGAAGGTCGGCACGGACGCGAAGGTCTTCCCGTTCCCGGCCGTCGGCGACACCGCGCCGGTGGTGTCCGGCGGCGACGCGGCCGTGATCCTGGAGGACTCGAAGGCGTCGCAGGCGCTGGTCACGTGGCTGGCCTCCCCGGACGCGGCGGCGATCCACGCGAAGCTCGGCGGCTTCCTCTCGCCGAACAAGAACGTCGACATGTCGGCGTACCCCAACGAGGTGCAGAAGAAGATCGCCGAGGCGCTCGTCGCGGCCGGTGACGACTTCCGCTTCGACATGTCGGACCAGGCCCCGCAGGCCTTCGGCGGCACGCCCGGCAAGGGCGAGTGGAAGGCACTGCAGGACTTCCTGAAGAACCCGGAGGACGTCGCGGGGGCCCAGCAGCGGCTGGAGGCGGACGCGGCCGCCGCCTACGGAGACTGA
- a CDS encoding serine/threonine-protein kinase, with the protein MARKIGSRYTAHQILGRGSAGTVWLGEGPEGPVAIKLLREDLASDQELVSRFVQERTALLGLEHPHVVSVRDLVVDGNDLALVMDLVRGTDLRTRLDRERRLAPEAAVAVVADVADGLAAAHAAGVVHRDVKPENVLLDMQGPLGPGGSHPALLTDFGVAKLIDTPRRTRATKIIGTPDYLAPEIVEGLPPRAAVDIYALATVLYELLAGFTPFGGGHPGAVLRRHVTERVVPLPGIPDELWQLLVQCLAKAPASRLRASELGARLRELLPMLAGMGPLDVDEPDAEQEEDAPEEPPASPAPAGEPVRRRGAVPLVPGAKPADSNRDTHTSMRVPAPDELAGGARGTARAPRASGAPRPGSARNRAAARRRRLAVGAGALALVAAIGVGTWLATGGDEGGAGPQDTRNSAPASP; encoded by the coding sequence TTGGCACGGAAGATCGGCAGCCGGTACACCGCCCACCAGATCCTCGGGCGGGGCAGTGCCGGCACGGTGTGGCTGGGCGAGGGTCCCGAGGGGCCCGTCGCGATCAAGCTGCTGCGCGAGGACCTGGCGTCCGACCAGGAGCTCGTCTCACGCTTCGTGCAGGAGCGCACCGCCCTGCTCGGCCTGGAGCACCCCCACGTCGTCTCCGTGCGCGACCTGGTCGTCGACGGCAACGACCTGGCGCTGGTCATGGACCTGGTCCGCGGTACGGACCTGCGCACCCGCCTCGACCGGGAGCGGCGCCTGGCGCCCGAGGCCGCGGTGGCCGTCGTCGCCGACGTCGCCGACGGCCTGGCCGCCGCGCACGCCGCCGGGGTCGTGCACCGGGACGTCAAGCCGGAGAACGTGCTGCTCGACATGCAGGGTCCGCTCGGCCCCGGCGGCTCGCACCCGGCCCTGCTGACGGACTTCGGGGTGGCCAAGCTCATCGACACCCCGCGGCGCACCCGCGCCACGAAGATCATCGGTACGCCCGACTACCTGGCCCCGGAGATCGTCGAGGGCCTGCCCCCGCGCGCGGCGGTGGACATCTACGCGCTGGCCACGGTCCTGTACGAGCTGCTGGCGGGCTTCACGCCGTTCGGTGGCGGCCACCCCGGTGCGGTGCTGCGCCGGCACGTGACCGAGCGGGTCGTCCCCCTGCCCGGCATCCCGGACGAGCTGTGGCAGCTACTGGTGCAGTGCCTGGCCAAGGCGCCGGCCTCCCGGCTGCGCGCCTCCGAGCTGGGCGCCCGGTTGCGCGAGCTGCTGCCCATGCTGGCCGGGATGGGCCCGCTGGACGTGGACGAGCCCGACGCCGAGCAGGAGGAGGACGCGCCCGAGGAGCCCCCGGCGTCCCCCGCGCCCGCCGGGGAGCCGGTACGCCGCCGGGGGGCGGTGCCGCTGGTGCCGGGGGCGAAGCCGGCCGACTCCAACCGCGACACGCACACATCCATGCGGGTACCGGCCCCCGACGAGCTGGCCGGCGGTGCCCGCGGCACCGCCCGCGCCCCGCGCGCGTCCGGCGCCCCGCGCCCCGGCTCGGCCCGCAACCGCGCCGCCGCGCGGCGCCGCCGGCTGGCGGTGGGGGCCGGCGCGCTCGCCCTGGTGGCGGCGATCGGCGTCGGTACGTGGCTGGCCACCGGCGGCGACGAGGGCGGCGCCGGGCCCCAGGACACGCGGAACTCGGCACCGGCCTCTCCGTGA
- the prfB gene encoding peptide chain release factor 2: MAVVDVSEELKSLSSTMESIEAVLDLDRMRADIAVLEEQAAAPSLWDDPEAAQKITSKLSHLQAEVRKAEALRGRIDDLGVLFEMAEEEDDPDTRAEAESELTAVRKALDEMEVRTLLSGEYDSREALVNIRAEAGGVDAADFAEKLQRMYLRWAEQRGYKTEIYETSYAEEAGIKSTTFAVQVPYAYGTLSVEQGTHRLVRISPFDNQGRRQTSFAGVEILPVVEQTDHIEIDESELRVDVYRSSGPGGQGVNTTDSAVRLTHLPTGIVVSCQNERSQIQNKATAMNVLQAKLLERRRQEEQAKMDALKGDGGNSWGNQMRSYVLHPYQMVKDLRTEHEVGNPEAVFNGEIDGFLEAGIRWRKQQEK; this comes from the coding sequence GTGGCAGTCGTCGATGTATCCGAAGAGCTGAAGTCCCTCTCCTCGACCATGGAGTCGATCGAGGCCGTCCTGGACCTCGACAGGATGAGGGCAGACATCGCCGTGCTCGAGGAGCAGGCGGCCGCGCCGTCCCTCTGGGACGACCCGGAAGCGGCGCAGAAGATCACCAGCAAGCTCTCCCATCTCCAGGCCGAGGTGCGGAAGGCCGAGGCCCTGCGCGGCCGGATCGACGATCTCGGCGTGCTCTTCGAGATGGCCGAGGAGGAGGACGACCCGGACACCCGTGCCGAGGCCGAGTCCGAGCTCACGGCCGTGCGGAAGGCGCTGGACGAGATGGAGGTCCGCACGCTGCTCTCGGGCGAGTACGACTCCCGTGAGGCGCTCGTCAACATCCGCGCCGAGGCCGGTGGCGTGGACGCCGCCGACTTCGCCGAGAAGCTCCAGCGCATGTACCTGCGCTGGGCCGAGCAGCGCGGCTACAAGACCGAGATCTACGAGACGTCGTACGCGGAGGAGGCCGGCATCAAGTCGACGACCTTCGCCGTGCAGGTGCCGTACGCCTACGGCACCCTCTCCGTCGAGCAGGGCACGCACCGCCTGGTGCGCATCTCGCCCTTCGACAACCAGGGGCGCCGCCAGACCTCCTTCGCCGGTGTCGAGATCCTCCCCGTGGTCGAGCAGACCGACCACATCGAGATCGACGAGTCCGAACTGCGGGTGGACGTGTACCGCTCGTCCGGCCCCGGCGGCCAGGGCGTGAACACCACCGACTCCGCGGTGCGGCTCACCCACCTCCCCACCGGCATCGTGGTCTCCTGCCAGAACGAGCGCTCCCAGATCCAGAACAAGGCCACCGCCATGAACGTCCTCCAGGCCAAGCTCCTGGAGCGGCGCCGCCAGGAGGAGCAGGCCAAGATGGACGCCCTCAAGGGCGACGGGGGCAACTCCTGGGGCAACCAGATGCGTTCGTACGTGCTGCACCCGTACCAGATGGTCAAGGACCTGCGCACCGAGCACGAAGTGGGCAACCCCGAGGCCGTTTTCAACGGCGAGATCGACGGTTTCCTGGAGGCCGGCATTCGCTGGCGCAAGCAGCAGGAGAAGTAG
- a CDS encoding FHA domain-containing protein: protein MQIRLTVVDPLGPHASVGGRAASRDVLVTAPAGTALAAVASALAAALPGGEGPGSGQVVLYAGAQRLDAQRSTLGEPPLIDGAVLCLGAPGEPDPHAEPADVPAQLHVVAGPDAGGVHLLHGGQVRLGRSADADVALDDPDVSRMHCAVTVASDGHVSVADLGSTNGTILDGTRVGTRPVRFTPGALLRIGESALRLVPVPRGTQTRVATTPDGEGHVRLSGAPALPPTGGTGAGDDVAHARVADGARGDVPAGGGGTADGSARAAGGSAPAARLPDGPRHPAGATDGPAHTTGPMHGPAHTTGPAHTTGGASTHPGAAGPGGGPPHRAGGPDGRARGTAADGWDDPAGRTHHASGTAGYGSGAAPAEQPRVPQVPGQGGAPRIESHGTGPTAGTPRPAPAGGDTHGGAYGTATHGTGVYGGVTPGAGSLGADASGTAPFGEVTGPTQAPGPDGGGTGRKGTPLRGTDVPQGVRRRGGLGAWARRLAGGRGGTPDATEPGTYAYDEEPVAPAPAAPAVSGSAPETWPDPAALLLTALGPGPRLWERGPGHPEALTVRLGTADRVAPGGDTPLPAVPVTAGLREVGALGLAGPRARLAGLARAVLAQLAALHSADVLEIVLISADRSRPLADRAAEWSWLGWLPQLRPGHGQDCRLLLAYDREQATARAHELLRRLEDHLTDTRTGARPAAPAGTIPAQPAAPAHDPRPATAAVAARQPSWARPDDGTDPAGGFAGPYTVVVVDGDPGGADVREAVARLALEGPRAGIHVVCLAETAAASPTSPVTETYETACTVSPVFRQCGAVALLSGDVATALRLLRIARTGASQDAPDAPAGPVGHGTLGTVDAVSLPWAERFARALAPLRTDGTTGERHARVSAPLPQAARLLDELGLARATPASLMARWAAAADDAEALGGRAQAVLGAGPRGPVTVDLAAEGPHLLVEGPPGSGRTELLRALVASLASAERPDRLGIVLIDGRDGVSSGDGHGEGLRVCTDVPHVTTHLAANDPVRMREFAQSLSAELKRRAELLGRSDFAEWHTGREVSGRLVTQRRAAGAAGPAAISDAGDVESPPSSTLRLRPGAARRRAGAVPPLPRLVVVVDDLDALVTPPLGSPGRPAAGSVMRALEAVAREGERLGVHLVSATGPGGRTEQTEPARRATLRVTLDAPVPGPDEPAPGRGRLASAEGRSLVFQGGRVTGRIPRTATLRPTVVPLEWHRMGDPPTRRPVRELGNGPTDLALLASALERTAREVSAAEVPSLL from the coding sequence ATGCAGATCCGGCTGACCGTCGTAGACCCGCTGGGCCCGCATGCTTCGGTGGGGGGCCGCGCCGCGAGCCGCGACGTGCTGGTCACCGCACCGGCCGGCACGGCCCTGGCCGCGGTCGCCTCCGCGCTGGCCGCGGCGCTCCCTGGCGGCGAGGGCCCGGGCTCCGGCCAGGTGGTGCTCTACGCCGGCGCGCAGCGGCTCGACGCCCAGCGCAGCACCCTGGGCGAGCCCCCGCTGATCGACGGCGCCGTGCTCTGCCTGGGGGCCCCGGGCGAGCCCGACCCGCACGCCGAGCCGGCCGACGTCCCGGCCCAGCTCCACGTGGTCGCCGGTCCCGACGCGGGCGGCGTCCACCTGCTGCACGGCGGCCAGGTCCGGCTCGGCCGCTCCGCCGACGCCGACGTCGCGCTCGACGACCCGGACGTCTCCCGGATGCACTGCGCCGTGACCGTCGCCTCCGACGGTCACGTCTCCGTAGCCGACCTCGGCTCCACCAACGGCACCATTCTGGACGGCACCCGCGTGGGCACCCGCCCGGTCCGCTTCACGCCGGGTGCGCTGCTGCGGATCGGCGAGTCGGCCCTGCGGCTCGTGCCGGTCCCGCGGGGGACGCAGACGCGGGTGGCGACGACTCCGGACGGCGAGGGGCACGTGCGGCTGTCCGGTGCGCCGGCGCTCCCGCCGACCGGCGGGACGGGCGCCGGGGACGACGTGGCCCACGCGCGCGTGGCCGACGGGGCGCGGGGAGACGTGCCCGCGGGGGGCGGTGGCACCGCGGACGGCTCCGCGCGGGCGGCGGGCGGTTCCGCACCCGCGGCTCGCCTGCCGGACGGTCCCCGGCACCCGGCCGGTGCGACGGACGGCCCCGCACACACGACCGGCCCCATGCACGGCCCCGCGCACACGACCGGCCCCGCGCACACGACCGGCGGGGCGAGCACGCACCCAGGCGCGGCGGGACCGGGGGGCGGTCCCCCGCACCGGGCGGGCGGCCCGGACGGCCGCGCGCGCGGGACGGCGGCCGACGGGTGGGACGACCCCGCAGGCCGGACCCACCACGCCTCCGGCACGGCGGGGTACGGCTCCGGTGCGGCGCCGGCCGAGCAGCCCCGGGTGCCCCAGGTGCCCGGCCAGGGCGGCGCGCCCCGCATCGAGAGCCACGGCACCGGCCCCACGGCCGGCACGCCCCGGCCGGCCCCCGCCGGAGGAGACACGCACGGCGGTGCGTACGGCACGGCCACGCACGGCACGGGCGTGTACGGAGGAGTCACACCCGGCGCTGGCTCCCTCGGCGCCGACGCCTCCGGGACCGCCCCCTTCGGCGAGGTCACCGGCCCCACCCAAGCCCCCGGCCCGGACGGCGGCGGCACCGGCCGCAAGGGAACGCCCCTGCGGGGCACCGACGTGCCCCAGGGCGTGCGCAGGCGCGGCGGGCTCGGCGCGTGGGCGCGGCGGCTGGCCGGCGGACGCGGCGGCACCCCGGACGCCACCGAGCCCGGCACGTACGCGTACGACGAGGAGCCGGTCGCACCGGCACCCGCGGCTCCCGCCGTCAGCGGCAGCGCGCCGGAGACCTGGCCGGACCCCGCCGCGCTGCTGCTGACGGCGCTCGGTCCGGGCCCGCGCCTGTGGGAGCGCGGTCCCGGCCACCCGGAGGCGCTCACCGTGCGGCTCGGTACGGCCGACCGGGTCGCGCCCGGCGGCGACACACCGCTGCCCGCGGTCCCGGTGACCGCCGGGCTGCGCGAGGTCGGGGCGCTCGGGCTGGCCGGCCCGCGCGCGAGGCTCGCCGGGCTGGCCCGCGCGGTGCTGGCCCAGCTCGCCGCGCTGCACTCCGCCGACGTCCTGGAGATCGTCCTGATCAGCGCGGACCGCTCCCGTCCGCTCGCGGACCGGGCCGCCGAGTGGTCCTGGCTGGGCTGGCTGCCGCAGCTCCGCCCGGGACACGGCCAGGACTGCCGCCTGCTGCTCGCCTACGACCGCGAGCAGGCCACGGCCCGCGCCCACGAACTCCTCCGCCGCCTGGAGGACCACCTGACGGACACCCGGACCGGAGCACGGCCGGCCGCTCCCGCCGGCACGATCCCGGCCCAGCCGGCGGCTCCCGCGCACGACCCGCGACCGGCCACGGCGGCGGTGGCCGCCCGGCAGCCCTCCTGGGCGCGGCCCGACGACGGCACCGACCCGGCCGGCGGCTTCGCCGGGCCGTACACGGTGGTCGTCGTCGACGGGGACCCCGGCGGTGCCGACGTGCGCGAGGCGGTGGCGCGGCTGGCCCTGGAGGGCCCCCGGGCCGGCATCCACGTCGTGTGCCTCGCCGAGACCGCCGCCGCCTCCCCGACCTCCCCGGTGACGGAGACCTACGAGACGGCCTGCACGGTGTCGCCGGTGTTCCGCCAGTGCGGTGCCGTGGCACTGCTCAGCGGCGACGTGGCGACGGCCCTGCGGCTGCTGCGCATCGCGCGCACGGGCGCCTCCCAGGACGCTCCGGACGCCCCCGCAGGCCCGGTCGGGCACGGCACCCTCGGCACGGTCGACGCCGTCTCCCTCCCCTGGGCCGAGCGGTTCGCGCGCGCCCTGGCCCCGCTGCGCACCGACGGCACGACCGGCGAACGCCACGCGCGCGTGTCCGCACCGCTGCCCCAGGCGGCCCGGCTCCTGGACGAGCTGGGCCTCGCCCGGGCCACCCCGGCCTCCCTGATGGCCCGGTGGGCGGCCGCGGCCGACGACGCGGAGGCCCTCGGCGGACGCGCGCAGGCCGTACTGGGCGCCGGACCGCGCGGCCCGGTCACCGTCGACCTCGCGGCCGAGGGACCGCACCTGCTGGTCGAGGGCCCGCCCGGCAGCGGCCGCACCGAGCTGTTGCGGGCGCTGGTCGCCTCGCTCGCCTCCGCCGAACGCCCAGACCGCCTCGGGATCGTCCTGATCGACGGCCGGGACGGCGTGAGTTCGGGCGACGGGCACGGGGAGGGACTGCGCGTCTGTACGGACGTACCGCACGTCACCACCCACCTGGCCGCCAACGACCCCGTCCGCATGCGGGAGTTCGCCCAGTCCCTGAGCGCGGAGCTGAAGCGGCGCGCCGAGCTGCTCGGGCGGTCGGACTTCGCCGAGTGGCACACCGGGCGCGAGGTCTCGGGCCGGCTGGTCACCCAGCGCAGGGCGGCGGGCGCGGCCGGCCCCGCGGCGATATCGGACGCCGGGGACGTCGAGTCCCCGCCCAGCTCCACCCTGCGGCTGCGTCCCGGTGCCGCCCGGCGCCGGGCGGGGGCCGTGCCGCCACTGCCCCGGCTGGTCGTGGTCGTGGACGACCTCGACGCGCTCGTCACACCCCCGCTCGGCTCGCCCGGGCGGCCCGCGGCGGGGTCGGTGATGCGGGCGCTGGAGGCGGTCGCGCGGGAGGGCGAGCGGCTCGGGGTGCACCTGGTGTCCGCCACCGGGCCCGGCGGCCGTACGGAGCAGACGGAGCCGGCCCGCCGGGCCACGCTGCGGGTCACCCTGGACGCGCCGGTGCCGGGTCCGGACGAACCGGCGCCGGGGCGTGGCCGGCTGGCCTCCGCGGAGGGGCGGTCCCTGGTGTTCCAGGGCGGCCGGGTCACGGGGCGCATCCCGCGGACGGCGACCCTGCGGCCCACCGTGGTCCCCCTGGAGTGGCACCGCATGGGCGACCCGCCCACCCGGCGCCCCGTACGCGAGTTGGGCAACGGCCCGACGGATCTGGCGTTGCTGGCCAGCGCGTTGGAGCGGACCGCCCGTGAGGTGTCGGCGGCGGAGGTGCCGTCGCTGCTGTGA
- a CDS encoding serine/threonine-protein kinase: MRPVGSKYLLEEPLGRGATGTVWRARQRETAGAEAAVAGQPGETVAIKVLKEELASDPDIVMRFLRERSVLLRLTHPNIVRVRDLVVEGELLALVMDLVDGPDLHRYLRENGPLTPVAAALLTAQIADALAASHADGVVHRDLKPANVLLRQTGGEMHPMLTDFGIARLADSPGLTRTHEFVGTPAYVAPESAEGRPQTSAVDVYGAGILLYELVTGRPPFGGGSALEVLHQHLSAEPRRPSTVPDPLWTVIERCLRKNPDERPSAENLARGLRVVAEGIGVHASSAQIGAAENVGVLLAPDPAPAQVPGAPGAADPTQVLPQNPNGAYDPNGATSVLPHTGSPSGAADPTAVLPNRGAADPTAVMPPVPPGQGQDGQPGGPDDPHPWQNQLRAARDRNEQTQAQYLDPDQDPLRRRPQRQVARPQQPPRQAPQGPPPQQPGYGYPQQPQQPQQPQRYATPQPQQPSRPQPQRYAPPPTPEPQPPRREPRPPRQRGANPMRIPGLGCLKGCLFTLVILFVAGWLIWELSPLQGWIGTGKGYWEQLSDWFTTATDWIGDLGGGSGSGGGTSTGN; the protein is encoded by the coding sequence GTGCGGCCGGTAGGCAGCAAGTACCTCCTCGAGGAGCCCCTCGGCCGCGGCGCGACGGGCACCGTCTGGCGAGCCCGCCAGCGGGAGACCGCGGGCGCCGAGGCGGCCGTGGCCGGACAGCCCGGCGAGACCGTCGCGATCAAGGTCCTCAAGGAGGAGCTCGCGAGCGACCCCGACATCGTGATGCGCTTCCTGCGGGAGCGCTCCGTCCTGCTGCGGCTGACCCACCCCAACATCGTCCGGGTCCGCGACCTGGTCGTCGAGGGTGAGCTGCTGGCGCTCGTCATGGATCTCGTCGACGGCCCCGACCTGCACCGCTACCTGCGCGAGAACGGGCCCCTCACCCCGGTCGCCGCGGCGCTGCTCACCGCCCAGATCGCCGACGCCCTCGCCGCCAGCCACGCGGACGGCGTCGTGCACCGCGACCTGAAGCCGGCCAACGTCCTGCTGAGGCAGACCGGCGGCGAGATGCACCCGATGCTCACCGACTTCGGCATCGCCCGCCTCGCCGACTCACCCGGCCTCACCCGCACCCACGAGTTCGTCGGCACGCCCGCGTACGTGGCGCCGGAGTCCGCCGAGGGCCGCCCGCAGACCTCCGCGGTCGACGTGTACGGCGCCGGCATCCTGCTGTACGAGCTGGTCACCGGACGGCCCCCGTTCGGCGGGGGTTCCGCCCTGGAGGTGCTGCACCAGCACCTGAGCGCGGAGCCGCGCCGCCCCTCCACCGTCCCCGACCCGCTGTGGACGGTGATAGAGCGCTGCCTGCGCAAGAACCCCGACGAGCGCCCCAGCGCCGAGAACCTCGCCCGCGGCCTGCGCGTCGTCGCCGAGGGCATCGGCGTGCACGCGAGCAGCGCGCAGATCGGCGCCGCCGAGAACGTCGGCGTGCTCCTCGCCCCCGACCCGGCGCCCGCCCAGGTGCCGGGCGCCCCCGGCGCCGCGGACCCGACGCAGGTCCTGCCCCAGAATCCGAACGGCGCCTACGACCCGAACGGCGCGACCAGCGTCCTTCCGCACACCGGCAGCCCCTCGGGCGCCGCCGACCCCACCGCCGTACTCCCGAACCGCGGCGCGGCCGACCCGACCGCCGTCATGCCGCCGGTGCCGCCGGGGCAGGGCCAGGACGGGCAGCCCGGCGGGCCCGACGACCCGCACCCCTGGCAGAACCAGTTGCGCGCCGCCCGCGACCGCAACGAGCAGACGCAGGCCCAGTACCTCGACCCGGACCAGGACCCGCTGCGCCGCCGGCCCCAGCGGCAGGTCGCCCGCCCGCAGCAGCCGCCCCGCCAGGCCCCGCAGGGCCCGCCGCCCCAGCAGCCCGGCTACGGCTATCCGCAGCAGCCGCAGCAGCCGCAGCAGCCGCAGCGGTACGCCACCCCGCAGCCCCAGCAGCCGTCCCGGCCCCAGCCGCAGCGGTACGCCCCGCCGCCCACGCCGGAGCCCCAGCCGCCCCGGCGCGAGCCCAGGCCGCCGCGGCAGCGCGGCGCCAACCCCATGCGCATCCCCGGCCTCGGCTGCCTCAAGGGATGCCTGTTCACGCTCGTCATCCTGTTCGTGGCCGGCTGGCTGATCTGGGAGCTGAGCCCGCTGCAGGGCTGGATCGGCACGGGCAAGGGCTACTGGGAGCAGCTCAGCGACTGGTTCACCACCGCGACCGACTGGATCGGCGACCTGGGCGGCGGCAGCGGCTCGGGCGGCGGGACGTCGACCGGGAACTGA
- a CDS encoding carbohydrate ABC transporter permease, with protein MTSATAAGASPAPVAPKSRKSVTGTRKAVAALFLLPALVLLGALVVYPIGYSLIRSFYDQSGDGFAGFDNYQALFTDDGIRTALKNNVIWVVFAPTVATALGLIFAVLTERVRWGTAFKLVVFMPMAISMLAAGIIFRLVYDQDPDKGVANAVWVGVHDTFAESSAFPKAHPGRDSPLEPAGGGAFITRQPVTAGQVVTLPLVGVAPDLMPDGAKKAAPAEPADGKITGTTWQDFTRGKGVGTLNGVDAAELGYAGMKIEAVKDGEVVASATAAGDGTFTLPAAADGARLRLPADNFAEPYNGLNWLGPSLVTPAIIGSYVWMWAGFAMVLIAAGLAGVPRELLEAARVDGANEWQVFRRVTVPLLAPVLAVVAVTLMINVLKVFDLVFIIAPGSSQDDANVLALELYRKGFASDQPGIASAIAVFLLLLVIPVMWFNVRRLRREVRR; from the coding sequence ATGACGTCGGCCACGGCGGCGGGGGCGTCTCCGGCCCCCGTCGCCCCCAAGTCGCGCAAGAGCGTGACCGGCACCCGCAAGGCCGTGGCGGCGCTGTTCCTGCTGCCCGCCCTGGTGCTGCTCGGCGCGCTCGTGGTCTACCCGATCGGGTACTCGCTGATCCGCAGCTTCTACGACCAGTCCGGCGACGGCTTCGCCGGCTTCGACAACTACCAGGCGCTGTTCACCGACGACGGCATCCGCACCGCCCTGAAGAACAACGTCATCTGGGTGGTGTTCGCGCCGACGGTCGCCACCGCGCTCGGTCTGATCTTCGCGGTGCTGACCGAACGGGTGCGCTGGGGCACGGCGTTCAAGCTGGTCGTCTTCATGCCGATGGCCATCTCGATGCTGGCGGCCGGCATCATCTTCCGCCTGGTGTACGACCAGGACCCGGACAAGGGCGTCGCGAACGCGGTGTGGGTCGGGGTGCACGACACGTTCGCCGAGTCGTCGGCGTTCCCGAAGGCGCACCCGGGCCGTGACTCGCCGCTGGAGCCGGCCGGCGGGGGCGCGTTCATCACCAGGCAGCCGGTCACCGCGGGCCAGGTCGTCACGCTCCCCCTGGTCGGCGTCGCCCCCGACCTGATGCCCGACGGCGCGAAGAAGGCCGCACCCGCCGAGCCGGCGGACGGGAAGATCACCGGCACCACCTGGCAGGACTTCACCCGCGGCAAGGGCGTCGGGACACTCAACGGCGTCGACGCGGCTGAACTGGGCTACGCCGGGATGAAGATCGAGGCCGTCAAGGACGGCGAGGTCGTCGCGTCGGCCACGGCGGCCGGCGACGGCACCTTCACCCTGCCCGCCGCGGCCGACGGGGCGCGGCTCAGACTGCCCGCCGACAACTTCGCGGAGCCGTACAACGGCCTGAACTGGCTCGGCCCCTCGCTCGTCACCCCGGCCATCATCGGGTCGTACGTGTGGATGTGGGCGGGCTTCGCGATGGTGCTGATCGCGGCGGGGCTGGCCGGGGTCCCGCGCGAGCTGCTCGAAGCGGCCCGGGTCGACGGCGCCAACGAGTGGCAGGTCTTCAGACGGGTCACCGTCCCGCTCCTGGCACCGGTCCTGGCGGTCGTGGCCGTCACCCTGATGATCAACGTGCTGAAGGTCTTCGACCTGGTGTTCATCATCGCCCCCGGCTCCTCCCAGGACGACGCGAACGTGCTCGCCCTGGAGCTGTACCGCAAGGGCTTCGCCTCGGACCAGCCGGGCATCGCCAGTGCCATCGCGGTGTTCCTGCTGCTCCTGGTCATCCCGGTGATGTGGTTCAACGTACGGCGGCTGCGGCGGGAGGTCAGGCGATGA